The following are encoded together in the Ovis canadensis isolate MfBH-ARS-UI-01 breed Bighorn chromosome 2, ARS-UI_OviCan_v2, whole genome shotgun sequence genome:
- the AMBP gene encoding protein AMBP, which yields MRSLSGLLLLLTACLAVNASPLPTLPDDIQVQENFDLSRIYGKWFNVAVGSTCPWLKRFKDKMTMSTVVLKAGPTSKEISVTNTHRRKGVCESISGIYEKTSTDGKFLFHKAKWNITMESYVVHTNYDEYAIFLTKKLSRRHGPTITAKLYGREPQLRESLLEEFREVALGVGIPEDAIFTMPDRGECVPGEQDPVPTPLSRARRAVLTQEEEGSGAGQPVTNFSKKEDSCQLGYSQGPCLGMFKRYFYNGTSMACETFYYGGCMGNGNNFPSEKECLQTCRTVEACNLPIVHGPCRAGIELWAFDAVKGKCVRFIYGGCNGNGNQFYSEKECKEYCGIPGEADEELLRFSN from the exons ATGCGGAGTCTCAGCGGCCTGCTGCTGTTACTGACTGCCTGCCTGGCGGTGAATGCCAGCCCCTTGCCCACACTGCCTGATGACATTCAAGTGCAGGAGAACTTCGACCTGTCTAGG ATCTACGGGAAGTGGTTCAATGTGGCCGTGGGCTCCACCTGCCCATGGCTGAAGAGGTTCAAGGACAAGATGACCATGAGCACAGTGGTGTTGAAAGCGGGGCCGACGAGCAAGGAGATCAGCGTCACCAACACTCACAGGCG GAAAGGTGTCTGTGAATCGATCTCTGGTATTTATGAGAAAACAAGCACCGATGGCAAGTTTCTGTTTCACAAAGCCA AATGGAATATCACCATGGAGTCCTATGTGGTCCACACCAACTACGACGAGTATGCCATTTTTCTGACCAAGAAATTGAGCCGTCGCCATGGACCCACCATTACTGCCAAGCTCTATG GGCGTGAGCCGCAGCTTCGGGAAAGCCTGCTGGAGGAATTCAGGGAGGTGGCCCTGGGTGTGGGCATCCCCGAAGACGCCATCTTCACAATGCCCGACAGAG GTGAATGTGTCCCTGGAGAGCAGGATCCAGTGCCCACTCCACTCTCG aggGCTCGGCGGGCTGTGCTGACCCAGGAAGAGGAAGGCTCTGGGGCTGGACAACCAGTAACTAATTTCAGCAAGAAAGAAG ATTCCTGCCAGCTGGGCTACTCACAGGGTCCTTGCCTGGGGATGTTCAAGAGGTATTTCTATAATGGTACATCCATGGCCTGTGAGACCTTCTACTACGGCGGCTGCATGGGGAATGGCAACAACTTCCCCTCGGAGAAGGAGTGTCTGCAGACCTGCCGGACCGTGG AGGCCTGTAACCTCCCCATAGTGCATGGGCCATGCCGAGCCGGCATCGAGCTCTGGGCCTTTGATGCTGTCAAGGGGAAGTGCGTCCGCTTCATCTATGGGGGCTGCAACGGCAATGGCAACCAATTTTACTCGGAGAAGGAGTGTAAGGAGTACTGCGGCATTCCTGGTGAAG CGGACGAGGAGTTGCTGCGCTTCTCCAACTGA